A part of Maridesulfovibrio hydrothermalis AM13 = DSM 14728 genomic DNA contains:
- the clpA gene encoding ATP-dependent Clp protease ATP-binding subunit ClpA, whose translation MLSKALEQALTSAVNEVRLRNHEYLTLEHLLYAIIQEDVGADVLAGCGADLIKLKSQLERFFDENLDPLPSGVDTEVIQTLGVRRVLQRAIWQKKAAGKDVVEVGDVVAAMFEEEDSYAVYFMKTHNISRLDVLDYISHAMSENDWSEGLDISASPKSGRSAPAGPGQAGNTGNSGKPKDEKQSPLEEFTTNLTERARDGKIDPLIGRDNEIERTLQVLARRRKNNPIFVGDPGVGKTAMAEGLALAIAKDNIPESFKDTDVYALDMGALLAGTKYRGDFESRLKGVLAQLKHHKGSVLFVDEIHTIVGAGAVSGGSMDASNILKPFLASGDIRCIGATTYEEYKNHFEKDRALSRRFQKIDISEPSVEETIEILKGLKPYYEEHHHVVYSPSAIKAAAELAARHINERFMPDKAIDVIDEAGAFYGLSQRKRKGDRILVSDVEKVISKMARIPTRRITMSDRTRLQELDTNLKSVVFGQDEAVNLITKAILRSRAGMKQVGRPTGSFLLTGPTGVGKTELARQLASTMGVHFIRFDMSEYMEKHAVARLIGAPPGYVGFDQGGLLTEGVRKNPHCVILFDEIEKAHPDVFNILLQVMDYATLTDNNGRKADFRHTVLLMTSNAGAREMVKGGIGFGASMQGVEDKGRSVKAIEKVFSPEFRNRLDAIVPFNSLQIEIMEMIAEKFVKELNTQLIDNKVIVEIDKKARHWLAEHGHDPAYGARPMARLIQTSIKDEIADEILFGKLVKGGTVVVSTRHDKNKGEEVLSFKFKTASKK comes from the coding sequence ATGCTCAGCAAAGCTTTGGAACAAGCTCTGACTTCTGCGGTTAATGAAGTCAGGCTCAGAAATCATGAATATCTCACTCTTGAACATCTTCTTTATGCAATCATTCAGGAAGATGTCGGAGCGGATGTTCTCGCTGGTTGCGGGGCAGACCTGATAAAGCTCAAGAGTCAGCTTGAACGTTTTTTTGATGAAAATCTCGACCCTCTTCCCAGCGGAGTGGATACTGAAGTTATCCAGACTCTAGGTGTAAGGCGGGTTTTGCAAAGAGCTATCTGGCAGAAAAAAGCTGCCGGAAAAGATGTTGTTGAAGTCGGTGATGTTGTTGCCGCTATGTTCGAAGAAGAAGACTCCTATGCAGTCTATTTCATGAAAACCCACAACATTTCCAGACTTGATGTGCTCGATTATATTTCTCATGCTATGAGTGAAAATGACTGGTCCGAAGGACTCGATATCAGTGCCAGCCCTAAATCCGGCAGAAGTGCTCCGGCCGGCCCCGGACAGGCCGGTAATACCGGAAATTCCGGTAAGCCCAAAGATGAGAAGCAATCACCGCTTGAAGAGTTTACAACCAACCTTACTGAACGTGCCAGAGACGGGAAAATTGATCCGCTCATCGGACGCGATAATGAGATTGAAAGAACTTTGCAGGTGCTTGCGCGCAGACGCAAGAATAATCCGATTTTTGTCGGCGATCCCGGCGTGGGTAAAACCGCAATGGCCGAAGGTCTTGCCTTAGCTATTGCCAAGGATAATATTCCCGAGTCTTTTAAAGATACGGATGTATACGCCCTTGATATGGGCGCATTGCTGGCCGGAACCAAATATCGCGGAGATTTCGAATCCCGCCTGAAAGGTGTTCTGGCACAGCTTAAGCATCATAAAGGTTCAGTGCTTTTTGTAGATGAAATTCATACTATAGTAGGGGCCGGAGCTGTCAGCGGTGGATCGATGGATGCCTCAAACATCCTCAAGCCGTTCCTTGCTTCGGGTGATATCCGTTGTATCGGTGCTACTACTTATGAAGAGTACAAGAATCATTTTGAAAAGGATCGTGCACTTTCCCGCAGATTTCAGAAAATTGATATAAGTGAACCTTCTGTTGAGGAGACAATTGAGATTCTCAAAGGACTCAAGCCTTATTACGAAGAGCATCATCATGTTGTTTATTCTCCCTCGGCAATAAAAGCCGCAGCTGAGCTTGCGGCAAGGCATATCAATGAACGTTTTATGCCTGATAAAGCCATTGACGTGATTGACGAGGCCGGAGCATTTTACGGTCTCAGCCAGCGTAAGCGCAAGGGGGATCGTATTCTGGTTTCTGATGTGGAGAAGGTTATTTCGAAGATGGCCCGCATCCCGACACGCCGGATTACGATGTCTGACCGGACCCGTTTGCAGGAGCTTGATACTAATCTCAAGTCCGTTGTTTTCGGGCAGGATGAAGCGGTTAATCTGATCACCAAAGCTATTCTGCGTTCAAGGGCGGGTATGAAGCAGGTCGGAAGACCTACCGGATCTTTCCTGCTTACCGGTCCGACCGGCGTTGGTAAAACCGAACTTGCAAGGCAGCTCGCCTCAACTATGGGGGTTCATTTCATACGTTTTGATATGAGTGAATATATGGAGAAGCACGCGGTTGCTCGTTTAATCGGAGCGCCTCCGGGCTATGTAGGATTTGATCAGGGTGGACTGCTTACCGAAGGTGTACGTAAGAATCCACATTGTGTAATTCTTTTCGATGAAATTGAAAAAGCACATCCTGACGTATTCAACATTTTGTTGCAGGTGATGGATTATGCCACACTAACTGACAACAACGGACGTAAAGCCGATTTCAGGCACACAGTGCTGCTCATGACCTCCAACGCCGGAGCGCGTGAGATGGTCAAAGGCGGAATAGGATTCGGGGCCAGCATGCAGGGCGTTGAAGATAAAGGACGCAGTGTCAAAGCTATTGAAAAAGTATTCAGCCCCGAGTTCCGCAACAGGCTTGATGCCATTGTACCGTTCAATTCGCTGCAAATCGAGATCATGGAAATGATCGCTGAGAAGTTCGTAAAAGAGCTTAATACGCAGTTAATTGATAACAAGGTAATAGTTGAAATTGACAAAAAAGCCAGACACTGGCTGGCTGAGCATGGTCATGATCCAGCTTATGGAGCACGGCCTATGGCGCGGCTGATTCAGACTTCCATCAAGGATGAAATTGCAGACGAAATCCTGTTCGGAAAGCTGGTCAAGGGGGGAACGGTTGTTGTCTCCACCAGACATGATAAGAATAAAGGCGAAGAAGTATTGAGCTTTAAATTCAAGACTGCCAGCAAGAAATAA
- a CDS encoding tetratricopeptide repeat protein: MYKIFEDLIEMPVTVWSWFIKLDTGLKFAFITLVLTAIPVAVMACNFLLSRKKNKQDLTSDTLAEKLYDKLDQAQQSLQSKDEEIRGLKDAIEGLRDLEEQSETAKLAADAEKQLQEGNTDLAKALFRQVAQNSVKKGKEVAATEFEKAAQAYRRLGALAYLDNTHEALEAYQEAVKLDTQNADGWNSLGHILLRIGELDKAGEAYKRVLSIGESQTDTEIIAVAYGNLGVIRQTQGDLAGAEDFYRKSLKINEELGRKEGMANQYGNLGNIRQTQGDLAGAEDFYRKSLKINEELGRKEGMANQYGNLGIIRATQGDLAGAEDFYRKSLTINEELGRKEGMAADYGNLGVIRKTQGDLAGAEDFYRKSLKINEELGRKEGMAAAYGNLGNIRATQGDLAGAEDFYRKSLKINEELGCKEGMANLYGNLGIIRQTQGDLAGAEDFYRKSLKINEELGRKEGMAADYGNLGVIRKTQGDLAEAEDLWLKSLNLYKQIGAAPMIDKVQGWLDELTDAKGNK; encoded by the coding sequence GTGTATAAAATTTTTGAAGATTTGATTGAGATGCCTGTCACTGTGTGGAGTTGGTTTATAAAATTGGATACAGGTCTTAAGTTTGCTTTTATAACTTTAGTATTAACCGCAATACCCGTTGCCGTAATGGCGTGTAATTTTTTGCTTAGTCGCAAAAAAAATAAGCAAGATCTTACTTCTGATACTTTAGCAGAAAAGCTTTATGATAAACTAGACCAAGCTCAACAAAGTCTTCAATCTAAAGATGAAGAGATTCGTGGTTTAAAAGATGCTATTGAAGGCTTGCGCGATTTGGAAGAACAGAGTGAAACAGCCAAGCTTGCTGCTGATGCAGAAAAACAACTTCAAGAAGGAAATACTGACTTAGCAAAAGCACTTTTTCGTCAAGTAGCACAAAATAGTGTAAAAAAAGGTAAAGAGGTCGCAGCTACAGAATTTGAAAAAGCAGCTCAAGCATATCGCCGCTTAGGAGCTTTGGCATATTTAGATAATACTCATGAAGCCCTCGAAGCATATCAAGAAGCAGTAAAGCTTGATACCCAAAATGCGGATGGCTGGAATAGTCTTGGTCATATATTATTAAGAATCGGGGAACTTGATAAGGCTGGGGAAGCTTATAAGAGGGTACTAAGTATTGGCGAGTCGCAGACTGATACCGAGATTATTGCAGTAGCTTACGGCAACCTCGGCGTAATTCGTCAAACTCAGGGCGACCTTGCGGGGGCGGAAGATTTTTATCGCAAATCTTTGAAGATTAATGAAGAGTTGGGCCGCAAAGAAGGGATGGCTAATCAGTACGGCAACCTCGGCAACATTCGTCAAACTCAGGGCGACCTTGCGGGGGCGGAAGATTTTTATCGCAAATCTTTGAAGATTAATGAAGAGTTGGGCCGCAAAGAAGGGATGGCTAATCAGTACGGCAACCTCGGCATAATTCGTGCTACTCAGGGCGACCTTGCGGGGGCGGAAGATTTTTATCGCAAATCTTTGACGATTAATGAAGAGTTGGGCCGCAAAGAAGGGATGGCCGCAGATTACGGCAACCTCGGCGTAATTCGTAAAACTCAGGGCGACCTTGCGGGGGCGGAAGATTTTTATCGCAAATCTTTGAAGATTAATGAAGAGTTGGGCCGCAAAGAAGGGATGGCCGCAGCTTACGGCAACCTCGGCAACATTCGTGCTACTCAGGGCGACCTTGCGGGGGCGGAAGATTTTTATCGCAAATCCTTGAAGATTAATGAAGAGTTGGGCTGCAAAGAAGGCATGGCGAATCTGTACGGCAACCTCGGCATAATTCGTCAAACTCAGGGCGACCTTGCGGGGGCGGAAGATTTTTATCGCAAATCTTTGAAGATTAATGAAGAGTTGGGCCGCAAAGAAGGGATGGCCGCAGATTACGGCAACCTCGGTGTAATTCGTAAAACTCAGGGCGACCTTGCGGAGGCGGAAGATTTGTGGTTAAAATCTCTTAATCTTTACAAACAGATCGGTGCTGCTCCTATGATTGATAAAGTACAGGGATGGCTTGATGAACTTACTGATGCCAAGGGCAATAAGTAA
- a CDS encoding protein phosphatase CheZ: MTNDDQIVREMMEKVSEDLAASLKESIAEAVQKEISKSMSKTLLEGEFYRRINIDLQNGLRDIYHEVAKAKKGPTESPVEVCIDCNPDDLFTEASDQLDAIMRTTEKATQEIMDIVEKLQETQLALIDIIKSFESGGVKKEQRVKLSEINSTLSEDLMTIMTTLSFQDLTGQRIKIIIDTIKSVEKIVLDLYMSTGLKIKAREEAPEKSLEQLDKETQSKMSDLKGPTEKADQNNVDDLLASLGL, from the coding sequence GTGACTAATGATGATCAGATAGTGCGGGAGATGATGGAAAAAGTTTCCGAAGACCTTGCCGCGAGCCTTAAAGAGAGCATCGCCGAAGCTGTGCAAAAAGAAATTTCCAAGAGCATGTCCAAAACTTTGCTTGAAGGTGAATTCTACCGCCGTATCAACATCGACCTGCAAAATGGATTGCGCGACATCTATCACGAAGTTGCAAAAGCCAAAAAAGGCCCCACTGAAAGCCCCGTTGAAGTTTGTATTGACTGCAATCCGGACGATCTTTTCACTGAAGCATCCGATCAGCTTGATGCCATCATGCGCACCACTGAAAAAGCGACTCAGGAAATCATGGATATCGTTGAGAAGTTGCAGGAAACGCAATTAGCATTGATCGATATCATCAAATCTTTTGAGTCCGGCGGTGTAAAAAAAGAGCAGCGTGTCAAACTTAGTGAAATAAACAGCACCCTCAGCGAAGACCTTATGACCATCATGACCACCCTGTCCTTTCAGGATCTGACCGGACAGCGTATCAAGATTATCATCGACACCATCAAAAGTGTCGAAAAAATAGTGCTCGATCTCTACATGTCCACAGGGCTGAAAATCAAAGCACGTGAAGAAGCACCGGAAAAATCGCTGGAGCAGCTTGACAAAGAAACGCAAAGCAAAATGAGCGACCTTAAAGGGCCTACCGAAAAAGCAGATCAAAACAATGTAGACGACCTACTTGCCTCACTCGGCTTGTAG
- a CDS encoding NIL domain-containing protein: protein MSDNKNFNKIIHLAFPPTVSGRPVVCNLGKLYNLSFNILKADINPRHEGSMTLEITGLEEDYHKGLNYLKENGIKLIPVAQKIARDDDSCMHCGMCLAMCPTGALSLDQKSRLVLFDLDKCTACGLCTKVCPVRAMEIDPQD, encoded by the coding sequence ATGAGCGACAATAAAAATTTTAATAAAATTATCCATCTTGCATTTCCCCCGACAGTTTCAGGACGTCCTGTTGTATGTAATTTAGGCAAACTCTATAATCTCAGTTTCAATATCCTTAAAGCTGATATCAACCCCAGACACGAAGGGAGCATGACTCTCGAAATTACCGGACTGGAGGAAGATTATCATAAAGGGCTGAACTATCTTAAAGAGAATGGAATCAAACTGATTCCCGTTGCCCAGAAAATAGCCAGAGATGATGATTCCTGCATGCATTGCGGCATGTGTCTGGCCATGTGTCCCACCGGTGCTCTTTCACTTGATCAGAAAAGTCGTCTGGTTCTTTTTGATCTTGATAAATGTACCGCTTGCGGACTTTGCACCAAGGTCTGTCCAGTGCGGGCAATGGAAATTGACCCGCAGGATTAA
- the ybgF gene encoding tol-pal system protein YbgF produces the protein MQNNLKKFIVAVLVALPLTTGLGGCVTTSDMNSLRMELRQTRSQLNRKIDSIDKQSEAETATLRQEIEKSSTPLQTRQANLYAEIKALKMQVAKLQGTVDGMSESVNRLDAGNSNSTISLSDLSQKVDSMRMAIESQLAIDLNMITLGASETNKTTIGSTSSTVAAGGIAAIVTPEVKKPEPADPAQALYDKALESFKTRKYKDAIRDWSEFTKTFPKHKLVPNSIFWEGECYYQLKDYANAALKYQVVIAKHSKSNKYRSALLKQGLCLIKLGKTKSGKYILEDLIKKAPDSAEAKRAKTIIKNLKK, from the coding sequence ATGCAGAATAACTTAAAAAAATTCATCGTAGCTGTTTTAGTGGCCTTGCCTTTAACAACTGGGCTTGGCGGCTGTGTAACGACGTCTGATATGAACAGCCTGCGCATGGAACTGCGCCAGACCAGAAGCCAGCTTAACAGAAAAATAGACAGCATAGATAAGCAGTCTGAAGCTGAAACGGCAACTCTGCGTCAGGAAATTGAGAAATCCAGCACTCCTTTACAGACGCGGCAGGCTAACTTGTACGCCGAAATAAAGGCCCTGAAAATGCAGGTTGCAAAACTTCAGGGTACTGTCGACGGTATGTCTGAATCAGTTAACAGGCTTGATGCCGGTAACAGCAACAGCACCATTTCATTATCTGATCTTTCCCAGAAAGTGGATTCGATGCGAATGGCTATTGAAAGCCAGCTTGCTATTGATTTAAATATGATCACACTTGGCGCAAGCGAAACAAATAAAACAACCATCGGTTCCACAAGCTCCACCGTTGCAGCAGGCGGAATAGCAGCAATTGTTACTCCTGAAGTTAAAAAGCCCGAACCTGCAGATCCGGCACAGGCTCTTTATGACAAGGCTCTTGAATCCTTCAAGACTCGTAAATACAAAGATGCTATCAGAGACTGGTCTGAATTTACCAAAACATTTCCCAAACATAAGCTTGTTCCTAATTCTATTTTCTGGGAAGGTGAATGTTATTATCAGCTCAAGGATTACGCTAATGCAGCCCTCAAGTATCAGGTTGTTATAGCCAAACATTCCAAGAGCAATAAATATAGATCCGCGCTGCTCAAGCAAGGTCTTTGCCTCATAAAACTGGGCAAAACAAAATCAGGAAAATATATTCTTGAAGACCTCATAAAAAAGGCTCCTGATTCTGCTGAAGCAAAACGCGCTAAAACCATAATCAAAAATTTAAAAAAATAA
- a CDS encoding PLD nuclease N-terminal domain-containing protein: MIFGNIPTLPLETWIIILGSVGIFAALTLFAIWDAFKRDFPSNMEKVGWIQLAIFIPFLGCLAYFVFGRRRGKKYNAE; encoded by the coding sequence ATGATCTTCGGAAATATACCTACTCTCCCTCTTGAAACATGGATTATCATTCTCGGCAGTGTCGGAATATTTGCAGCCTTGACCCTTTTCGCAATCTGGGATGCATTTAAAAGAGATTTTCCTTCAAACATGGAAAAAGTAGGCTGGATACAGCTTGCGATTTTTATTCCCTTTTTAGGCTGTCTGGCATACTTTGTATTCGGTAGAAGAAGGGGGAAAAAATACAATGCAGAATAA
- the lgt gene encoding prolipoprotein diacylglyceryl transferase, producing the protein MNPILFSIGTLNIYSYSVYLTAGCLLAMGWAMREARLKELPFTLAPVAGIIAIACGIAGARVLYVALYPQEFIQNVIEIFYIWQGGLVFSGAFIFGSLSGLLYLKSQKQELLPWLDCFAPAIALGQAVGRLGCFSAGCCYGKHTDLAWAVTFKNADSLAPLFYPLHPTQLYHSLAGLVSFIILLLAKKFIKTDGQLTGLFLLLFSVFRFIIEFFRADYRGTLGSISVTQFITLVFFSIGIYLLFINKKRSS; encoded by the coding sequence ATGAACCCGATTCTGTTTAGCATCGGCACGCTGAATATTTACAGTTACAGCGTCTACCTGACTGCGGGCTGCCTGCTCGCTATGGGCTGGGCCATGCGTGAGGCCCGCTTGAAGGAGCTGCCCTTCACTCTGGCTCCCGTTGCCGGCATTATTGCAATTGCCTGCGGAATTGCGGGAGCGCGTGTTTTGTATGTTGCGTTATATCCGCAGGAATTTATCCAAAACGTCATTGAAATTTTCTATATCTGGCAGGGAGGGCTTGTTTTTTCCGGAGCATTTATTTTCGGCTCCCTCAGCGGTCTGTTATACTTGAAATCGCAAAAACAGGAACTGCTTCCCTGGCTTGACTGCTTTGCACCGGCAATTGCTTTAGGACAGGCAGTTGGAAGACTGGGCTGCTTTAGCGCCGGATGTTGCTATGGTAAACATACAGATCTTGCATGGGCAGTTACTTTTAAAAATGCTGATTCTCTTGCTCCGCTGTTCTATCCGTTACACCCGACTCAACTTTATCACAGCCTTGCCGGACTGGTTTCATTTATAATTTTGCTTCTCGCCAAAAAATTTATTAAAACAGATGGACAATTAACAGGACTGTTCCTGTTATTGTTTTCTGTGTTCAGATTTATTATTGAATTTTTCAGAGCAGATTACCGGGGTACTCTTGGTTCTATCAGTGTAACCCAATTTATAACACTTGTCTTTTTCTCAATCGGTATTTACTTGTTATTCATAAATAAAAAAAGGAGTTCTTAA
- the lspA gene encoding signal peptidase II yields MKKYTLAGIIAVSILILDQLTKIAVREKMAMWTSETIIPGFFNLVHVVNKGAAFGFLNREDISWQRTFFIVVTFVAMGAIAMLLKSTKNDDKFQIIGLGCVLGGAIGNLIDRILYSEVTDFLDIYFGSYHWPAFNIADIAICIGAFAMIISLYRNRKDEPDSV; encoded by the coding sequence ATGAAGAAATATACTCTGGCCGGAATCATCGCTGTCTCCATTCTCATTCTCGACCAGCTCACCAAAATTGCTGTGCGCGAAAAAATGGCAATGTGGACTTCTGAGACGATCATTCCGGGTTTTTTCAATCTGGTTCATGTGGTAAACAAAGGAGCTGCTTTCGGTTTTCTAAACCGCGAAGATATCAGCTGGCAGCGTACTTTTTTTATCGTTGTAACTTTTGTTGCAATGGGCGCAATTGCCATGCTTCTAAAATCAACTAAAAATGACGACAAATTTCAAATAATCGGGCTGGGCTGTGTTCTCGGAGGAGCCATAGGTAATTTAATTGATAGGATTTTGTACAGCGAAGTCACCGATTTTTTAGACATTTACTTTGGTTCATACCATTGGCCGGCTTTTAACATAGCAGATATCGCTATCTGCATAGGCGCATTTGCCATGATCATTTCACTGTACAGGAACAGGAAGGATGAACCCGATTCTGTTTAG
- the ileS gene encoding isoleucine--tRNA ligase, producing MSDYKKTLCLPKTKFPMKANLKQREPEMLKRWEEISVYDKMVEANADAEKYVLHDGPPYANGHIHMGTAMNKVLKDIIVKSRNLQGMKAEYVPGWDCHGLPIEHKVEQDLKKKKKELPTLIIRKLCREYARKFVDIQRKEFKRLGVMGNWENPYLTMKPEYEAATARELGRFMESGSVVRGKKPIHWCCDCRTALAEAEVEYEDHTSPSIYVRFPLNDEKVLKALPEDVASKVDLSRTYVCIWTTTPWTIPDNMAVAVHPEFDYCVAEVNGDIYILAERLLPVCAETFGWEKWNVLATVAGAKLEGAVAKHPFYDRESPVVLADYVTLDSGTGVVHTAPGHGREDFETGNRYGLEVYSPMNNEGVFLKDVEFFAGMKVFDANPKVIEKLEEVGNLLAKQNITHSYPHCWRCKEPVIFRATTQWFISMEENDLRKKALKAIRDDVKWLPAWGEDRIFKMVENRPDWCISRQRNWGVPIIALICQDCDEVYNESDWVFSIVDKFEKHETGCDYWFEKSVEELAPKDLKCPKCGGNHWAKEDDILDVWFDSGTSFAAVVEKRPEHRFPADLYLEGSDQHRGWFHSSLLVSVGNRDTPPYKTVLTHGYVVDKNGRKMSKSIGNVIAPQEIIDQHGAEILRMWVSAVNYQEDVRISDEILSRMVDTYRRVRNTCRYILGNLDGFNPEADAVAVDELLPIDHFALDLVKRQHEVIQKAYTDFEFHKVYHTLHNLCTTELSSFYLDIIKDRLYVSGEKSLERRSAQTILWQTMLMLLKDMAPILSFTAEEAYSHMSAEMKGDAETVFAFRPQLLEPVISDDERSSWELLMDVRNEVTKAIEPLRREKVIGHSLDTKITLFADETIIKALENVELREYFIVSGAEIKPLSEASDDAVKPEELEGLLIKVEKSEGEKCSRCWRYDTLGTNADHPELCPRCAAVLTGE from the coding sequence ATGAGCGATTATAAAAAGACTCTGTGTCTGCCCAAAACAAAATTTCCCATGAAAGCCAACCTCAAACAGCGCGAGCCTGAAATGCTCAAACGCTGGGAGGAAATCAGCGTATACGATAAGATGGTCGAAGCAAACGCTGACGCAGAAAAATATGTCCTGCATGACGGCCCCCCCTATGCCAATGGTCACATTCATATGGGAACTGCCATGAACAAAGTGCTCAAAGATATTATTGTAAAATCCCGCAATTTACAGGGGATGAAAGCTGAGTATGTTCCCGGATGGGACTGCCACGGCCTGCCCATTGAGCACAAGGTTGAACAGGATCTCAAGAAAAAGAAAAAAGAGCTTCCAACTCTCATCATTCGCAAACTCTGCCGTGAATATGCAAGAAAATTTGTCGACATCCAGCGCAAAGAATTCAAGCGTCTGGGAGTTATGGGTAACTGGGAAAACCCATACCTGACTATGAAACCCGAATATGAGGCTGCAACAGCCAGAGAGCTTGGCCGTTTCATGGAAAGCGGATCAGTTGTCCGTGGTAAAAAGCCGATTCACTGGTGCTGCGACTGCCGCACTGCTTTAGCTGAAGCGGAAGTTGAGTACGAAGACCATACCTCACCTTCTATTTATGTACGCTTTCCACTTAATGATGAAAAAGTGCTCAAAGCACTGCCTGAAGATGTGGCTTCCAAAGTGGATCTGTCGCGCACTTATGTTTGTATCTGGACAACAACTCCCTGGACCATTCCAGACAACATGGCCGTAGCTGTCCACCCTGAATTTGATTATTGTGTTGCCGAAGTAAACGGTGACATCTACATACTTGCTGAAAGACTGCTGCCAGTTTGCGCGGAAACTTTCGGTTGGGAAAAATGGAATGTGCTGGCAACTGTTGCAGGCGCAAAGCTCGAAGGCGCAGTTGCAAAGCATCCTTTTTATGACCGCGAATCTCCAGTTGTTCTTGCCGACTACGTAACCCTCGACAGTGGTACCGGTGTTGTCCATACAGCCCCCGGTCATGGCCGCGAGGACTTTGAAACAGGCAACCGTTACGGACTGGAAGTTTATTCTCCCATGAATAATGAAGGTGTGTTTCTCAAAGACGTTGAGTTCTTTGCCGGAATGAAAGTTTTTGATGCCAACCCTAAAGTCATTGAAAAGCTTGAAGAAGTGGGCAATCTGCTTGCCAAACAGAATATCACTCACTCCTACCCGCATTGCTGGCGTTGTAAAGAGCCGGTCATCTTCCGCGCAACCACTCAGTGGTTTATTTCCATGGAAGAAAATGACCTGCGTAAAAAAGCCCTCAAAGCCATCCGCGATGATGTCAAGTGGCTGCCGGCGTGGGGTGAAGACCGCATCTTTAAAATGGTTGAAAACAGACCTGACTGGTGTATCTCCCGTCAACGCAACTGGGGTGTACCCATCATCGCGCTGATCTGTCAGGATTGTGACGAAGTATATAATGAATCCGACTGGGTTTTCTCTATCGTCGATAAATTTGAAAAACATGAAACCGGTTGTGACTACTGGTTTGAAAAGAGTGTCGAAGAACTTGCCCCCAAAGACCTGAAATGCCCCAAATGCGGTGGCAATCATTGGGCTAAAGAAGATGATATCCTTGACGTATGGTTTGATTCCGGAACCAGCTTCGCAGCTGTAGTGGAAAAAAGACCTGAACACAGATTCCCGGCTGATCTTTACCTTGAAGGTTCTGACCAGCACAGAGGCTGGTTTCACAGCTCTCTGCTCGTATCTGTAGGCAATCGCGACACTCCACCTTATAAGACGGTACTTACTCACGGCTATGTTGTTGATAAAAACGGCCGCAAGATGTCCAAATCCATCGGCAACGTCATAGCTCCGCAGGAAATCATCGATCAGCATGGTGCTGAAATTCTGCGCATGTGGGTTTCCGCTGTGAACTATCAGGAAGATGTGCGCATCTCTGATGAGATTCTAAGCCGCATGGTTGATACCTACCGCAGAGTCCGCAACACCTGCCGCTACATTTTAGGCAACCTTGACGGTTTCAACCCTGAGGCCGATGCCGTTGCAGTAGATGAGCTTCTGCCGATCGACCACTTCGCATTAGATCTGGTTAAAAGACAGCATGAAGTTATCCAGAAAGCGTACACAGACTTTGAATTCCATAAAGTCTACCACACTCTTCATAACCTCTGCACGACTGAGCTTTCCTCCTTCTACCTTGATATTATCAAGGACAGACTTTATGTCTCAGGTGAAAAAAGTCTTGAGCGTCGTTCTGCCCAGACCATACTTTGGCAGACCATGCTGATGCTTCTTAAAGACATGGCTCCGATCCTTTCATTCACCGCAGAAGAAGCATACTCGCATATGTCTGCTGAAATGAAAGGTGATGCTGAAACAGTCTTCGCCTTCCGTCCGCAGCTCCTTGAGCCTGTCATCAGTGATGATGAACGCTCAAGCTGGGAACTGCTTATGGACGTTCGTAACGAAGTGACTAAAGCAATTGAGCCGCTGCGCCGTGAAAAGGTTATCGGGCATTCACTCGATACCAAGATCACTCTCTTTGCTGACGAAACAATTATCAAAGCACTCGAAAATGTTGAACTGCGCGAGTACTTCATCGTTTCAGGAGCGGAGATTAAACCTCTGTCCGAAGCAAGTGATGACGCGGTTAAACCGGAAGAACTTGAAGGACTGCTCATCAAGGTTGAAAAGTCTGAAGGCGAAAAATGCAGCCGCTGCTGGAGATATGACACTCTGGGAACAAATGCAGATCATCCGGAACTCTGCCCCCGTTGCGCAGCAGTTCTGACAGGTGAGTAA
- a CDS encoding DUF493 domain-containing protein, translating to MTQSLESFKATLDEHHEWPCDYTFKFIVPGPALAELKSLLDKIPHSEKDSKTGKYTSVTVTITAKSSDEIITLYEKAATIEGIISL from the coding sequence ATGACACAGTCTTTAGAAAGCTTTAAAGCAACCCTTGATGAGCACCACGAATGGCCATGTGATTACACGTTCAAATTTATTGTGCCCGGACCTGCTCTTGCAGAATTAAAATCTCTACTTGATAAAATTCCGCACAGTGAAAAGGATTCCAAAACAGGAAAATATACCAGTGTAACCGTCACAATTACCGCAAAGTCATCTGACGAAATAATAACTCTCTACGAAAAAGCCGCTACAATTGAAGGTATTATTTCTTTATAG